Proteins encoded within one genomic window of Elephas maximus indicus isolate mEleMax1 chromosome 21, mEleMax1 primary haplotype, whole genome shotgun sequence:
- the SIAH1 gene encoding E3 ubiquitin-protein ligase SIAH1 isoform X2 has product MAGKPALPFLYSLGGGLFPCLPAARTRERKEMSRQTATALPTGTSKCTPSQRVPALTGTTASNNDLASLFECPVCFDYVLPPILQCQSGHLVCSNCRPKLTCCPTCRGPLGSIRNLAMEKVANSVLFPCKYASSGCEITLPHTEKADHEELCEFRPYSCPCPGASCKWQGSLDAVMPHLMHQHKSITTLQGEDIVFLATDINLPGAVDWVMMQSCFGFHFMLVLEKQEKYDGHQQFFAIVQLIGTRKQAENFAYRLELNGHRRRLTWEATPRSIHEGIATAIMNSDCLVFDTSIAQLFAENGNLGINVTISMC; this is encoded by the exons ATGGCGGGGAAACCTGCCCTGCCTTTTCTCTACTCGTTGGGGGGAGGCTTGTTCCCTTGTCTGCCTGCAGCTAGGACAAGGGAGAGAAAAG aaatgAGCCGTCAGACCGCCACAGCATTACCTACTGGTACGTCAAAGTGTACGCCATCCCAGAGGGTGCCTGCCTTGACTGGCACAACCGCATCCAACAATGACCTGGCGAGCCTTTTTGAGTGTCCAGTCTGCTTTGACTATGTGTTACCGCCCATTCTGCAGTGTCAGAGTGGCCACCTTGTTTGTAGCAACTGTCGCCCAAAGCTCACGTGCTGTCCGACTTGCCGGGGCCCTTTGGGGTCCATTCGCAATTTGGCTATGGAGAAAGTGGCCAATTCAGTACTTTTCCCTTGTAAATACGCCTCTTCTGGATGTGAAATAACTCTgccacacacagaaaaagcagaccACGAAGAGCTCTGTGAGTTTCGGCCTTACTCCTGTCCGTGCCCCGGTGCTTCCTGTAAGTGGCAGGGCTCCTTGGATGCTGTCATGCCCCACCTGATGCATCAGCACAAGTCCATCACGACCCTGCAGGGAGAGGACATCGTTTTCCTGGCTACAGACATTAATCTTCCTGGTGCTGTTGACTGGGTGATGATGCAGTCCTGTTTTGGTTTTCACTTCATGTTAGTCTTGGAGAAACAGGAAAAATACGACGGCCACCAGCAGTTCTTCGCAATTGTACAGCTGATAGGAACGCGCAAGCAAGCTGAAAATTTTGCTTATCGACTTGAGCTAAATGGTCACAGGCGGCGATTGACTTGGGAAGCGACTCCTCGTTCTATTCACGAGGGAATTGCGACAGCCATCATGAATAGTGACTGCCTAGTCTTTGACACCAGCATTGCACAGCTTTTTGCAGAAAATGGCAATTTAGGCATCAATGTAACTATTTCCATGTGTTGA
- the SIAH1 gene encoding E3 ubiquitin-protein ligase SIAH1 isoform X1 has product MSRQTATALPTGTSKCTPSQRVPALTGTTASNNDLASLFECPVCFDYVLPPILQCQSGHLVCSNCRPKLTCCPTCRGPLGSIRNLAMEKVANSVLFPCKYASSGCEITLPHTEKADHEELCEFRPYSCPCPGASCKWQGSLDAVMPHLMHQHKSITTLQGEDIVFLATDINLPGAVDWVMMQSCFGFHFMLVLEKQEKYDGHQQFFAIVQLIGTRKQAENFAYRLELNGHRRRLTWEATPRSIHEGIATAIMNSDCLVFDTSIAQLFAENGNLGINVTISMC; this is encoded by the coding sequence atgAGCCGTCAGACCGCCACAGCATTACCTACTGGTACGTCAAAGTGTACGCCATCCCAGAGGGTGCCTGCCTTGACTGGCACAACCGCATCCAACAATGACCTGGCGAGCCTTTTTGAGTGTCCAGTCTGCTTTGACTATGTGTTACCGCCCATTCTGCAGTGTCAGAGTGGCCACCTTGTTTGTAGCAACTGTCGCCCAAAGCTCACGTGCTGTCCGACTTGCCGGGGCCCTTTGGGGTCCATTCGCAATTTGGCTATGGAGAAAGTGGCCAATTCAGTACTTTTCCCTTGTAAATACGCCTCTTCTGGATGTGAAATAACTCTgccacacacagaaaaagcagaccACGAAGAGCTCTGTGAGTTTCGGCCTTACTCCTGTCCGTGCCCCGGTGCTTCCTGTAAGTGGCAGGGCTCCTTGGATGCTGTCATGCCCCACCTGATGCATCAGCACAAGTCCATCACGACCCTGCAGGGAGAGGACATCGTTTTCCTGGCTACAGACATTAATCTTCCTGGTGCTGTTGACTGGGTGATGATGCAGTCCTGTTTTGGTTTTCACTTCATGTTAGTCTTGGAGAAACAGGAAAAATACGACGGCCACCAGCAGTTCTTCGCAATTGTACAGCTGATAGGAACGCGCAAGCAAGCTGAAAATTTTGCTTATCGACTTGAGCTAAATGGTCACAGGCGGCGATTGACTTGGGAAGCGACTCCTCGTTCTATTCACGAGGGAATTGCGACAGCCATCATGAATAGTGACTGCCTAGTCTTTGACACCAGCATTGCACAGCTTTTTGCAGAAAATGGCAATTTAGGCATCAATGTAACTATTTCCATGTGTTGA